In one window of Neisseria subflava DNA:
- the lgt gene encoding prolipoprotein diacylglyceryl transferase produces MIIHPQFDPVLISIGPLAIRWYALSYIVGFILFTILGRRRIAQGNSVFTKETLDDFLTWGILGVILGGRIGYVLFYKFSDYLANPLDIFKVWEGGMSFHGGFLGVVVAMWLFGRKHNINILKLMDTVAPLVPLGLASGRIGNFINGELWGRVTELNAFWAMGFPQARYEDAEAAAHNPLLAEWLQQYGMLPRHPSQLYQFALEGICLFIIVWIFSKKPRPVGQTAALFLGGYGLFRFIAEFARQPDDYLGLLTLGLSMGQWLSVPMIVLGVIGFVWFGRKNSIAKA; encoded by the coding sequence ATGATAATACATCCCCAGTTTGATCCGGTGCTGATCAGCATCGGCCCGCTTGCCATCCGCTGGTATGCCTTGAGCTATATCGTCGGCTTTATCCTGTTTACGATTTTGGGCCGCCGCCGTATCGCACAGGGCAATTCTGTGTTTACCAAAGAAACACTCGACGATTTCCTGACTTGGGGTATCTTGGGCGTAATCTTGGGCGGCCGTATCGGCTATGTTTTGTTTTATAAATTTTCCGATTATCTTGCCAACCCGTTGGATATTTTCAAAGTTTGGGAAGGCGGTATGTCGTTTCACGGCGGCTTCTTGGGCGTGGTCGTTGCTATGTGGCTGTTTGGCCGCAAGCACAACATCAATATCTTGAAATTGATGGATACCGTTGCGCCGCTCGTACCGCTGGGCTTGGCTTCCGGCCGTATCGGCAACTTTATCAACGGCGAACTTTGGGGGCGCGTGACCGAACTCAATGCTTTCTGGGCGATGGGTTTCCCGCAAGCGCGTTACGAAGATGCGGAAGCTGCGGCGCACAATCCTTTGTTGGCCGAATGGCTGCAACAATACGGTATGTTGCCGCGCCATCCGTCTCAGCTTTACCAGTTTGCCCTTGAAGGTATTTGTCTGTTTATCATCGTTTGGATTTTCTCGAAAAAACCGCGCCCGGTCGGTCAAACGGCGGCATTGTTCTTGGGCGGTTACGGTTTGTTCCGCTTTATTGCCGAATTTGCTCGTCAACCTGACGACTATCTCGGCCTGTTGACTTTGGGTTTGTCCATGGGTCAATGGTTGAGCGTACCGATGATTGTATTGGGCGTGATTGGTTTTGTTTGGTTTGGCCGTAAAAACAGCATTGCCAAAGCATAA
- the yciA gene encoding acyl-CoA thioester hydrolase YciA gives MSDNKQTHAAPEGQLLLRTVAMPRDTNPNQDIFGGWIMSQMDLGGGILAAEIAQGRIVTVAVQEMNFIRPVKVGNVVCCYGHCVRVGNTSLQLKIEVWVKTLMNDMVTEDRQLVTEAVFTYVAIDSQGNPRPIPREGNAKLAHL, from the coding sequence ATGTCTGACAACAAACAAACACATGCTGCACCCGAAGGACAACTTTTATTGCGTACGGTAGCCATGCCGCGCGATACCAATCCTAATCAGGATATCTTCGGCGGCTGGATTATGTCGCAAATGGATCTGGGCGGCGGTATTTTGGCGGCAGAAATCGCACAGGGACGAATTGTAACCGTGGCCGTTCAAGAAATGAATTTCATCAGACCAGTAAAGGTCGGCAACGTCGTATGCTGCTACGGTCATTGCGTCCGCGTAGGCAATACTTCTTTGCAACTGAAAATCGAAGTGTGGGTGAAGACTTTGATGAACGATATGGTAACGGAAGACCGCCAACTGGTCACCGAAGCCGTATTCACTTACGTCGCCATCGATTCACAAGGCAATCCGCGCCCTATTCCTCGCGAAGGCAATGCAAAGCTGGCACATTTGTAA
- a CDS encoding 2Fe-2S iron-sulfur cluster-binding protein — MSENLLTLTIDGHEVKASADSSIIQAYARSGSAITANVGCMGQGVCGSCRCMIRKEGEREVTTALACETKVEEGMQVSFLDYFIPEHIQYYDVSEVGDGWNWLDDTAKAFPEAQHCRHCGGCNRACPKGLEVENGVAQVVSGDFGAAALTFDQCVMCNLCTLSCPEHIRPNHLGLFARRMKAARTLRPVDLMRRLQEIDSGKMKVEFEEEAM, encoded by the coding sequence ATGAGTGAAAACTTGTTAACCCTGACCATAGACGGCCATGAAGTCAAAGCCTCCGCCGACTCGTCAATCATTCAGGCCTATGCCCGTTCCGGCAGCGCGATTACCGCCAACGTCGGCTGCATGGGGCAAGGCGTGTGCGGTTCGTGCCGCTGCATGATCCGCAAGGAAGGCGAGCGCGAGGTAACGACTGCGTTGGCGTGTGAAACCAAAGTCGAAGAAGGGATGCAGGTCAGCTTCTTGGACTACTTTATCCCCGAGCATATCCAATATTACGACGTGAGCGAGGTCGGCGACGGCTGGAACTGGCTGGACGACACCGCCAAAGCCTTCCCCGAAGCGCAACACTGCCGTCATTGCGGCGGCTGCAACCGCGCCTGCCCCAAAGGTTTGGAAGTGGAAAACGGCGTGGCGCAAGTGGTATCGGGCGATTTCGGCGCGGCTGCGCTGACCTTCGACCAATGCGTGATGTGCAACCTCTGCACCCTTTCCTGCCCCGAACACATCCGTCCGAACCACTTAGGCTTGTTCGCCCGCCGTATGAAAGCGGCGCGCACGCTGCGTCCGGTGGATTTGATGCGCCGCCTGCAAGAAATCGACAGCGGCAAAATGAAAGTCGAATTTGAAGAGGAGGCAATGTGA
- a CDS encoding FAD-binding protein, which produces MANKIQGIDYETALANLRASSLELRGDLPEKNELLSQFHPDYQANARVKLPIGPNTGDYCHPDLAKLLISHPLIDDYDLSGEEHLNTDVLVIGGGGAGAAAALSATEAGARVIMANKLRIGDSNTVMAEGGIQAAVGAEDSLQQHFDDTIKGGHNAGKKELVAQMVTDAPSAIRWLIGLGMTFDLAKGADSNGMLSRKRAGGTTVPRILSYRDFTGLEMMRVLREAVELDENIIQLNRHPAIELLSDEHGRCVGAILYDLEKRSLVLVHAKAVVLATGGSGRLHLQGFATSNHYGATADGLVMAYRIGAKLRDIDSFQYHPTGVAHPPHLAGALISEAVRSAGTKLVNGLGERFVDELQPRDVVAAAILRECREGRGVVRDGQVGVFLDTPRLIANDPDVLNRLVTLGHVAHKCGLDPAVEPVMIHPTLHYQNGGVEINGDGATCVEGLYCAGEVTGGIHGRNRLMGNALLDIISFGRRAGKAAANCGLPLKKVRGGVGHVHDLQREMTRAGLTSDIKTPVLYPDYGKFDLREHAGLQEQQS; this is translated from the coding sequence ATGGCGAACAAAATCCAAGGCATAGACTACGAAACCGCCCTTGCCAACCTGCGCGCTTCCTCATTGGAACTGCGCGGCGACTTGCCGGAAAAAAACGAATTGTTGAGTCAGTTTCACCCCGACTATCAGGCAAATGCGCGTGTCAAACTGCCCATCGGTCCGAACACGGGCGATTACTGCCATCCTGATTTGGCAAAACTGCTGATCAGTCATCCCCTGATTGACGACTATGATTTGTCAGGCGAGGAACATTTGAACACCGACGTACTGGTTATCGGTGGCGGCGGTGCGGGTGCGGCGGCAGCGTTATCTGCGACCGAAGCAGGCGCGCGCGTGATTATGGCGAACAAGCTGCGTATCGGCGACAGCAATACCGTAATGGCAGAAGGCGGCATTCAGGCGGCGGTTGGCGCGGAAGACAGCTTGCAGCAGCACTTTGACGACACCATCAAAGGCGGCCACAACGCAGGCAAGAAAGAATTGGTGGCGCAAATGGTTACCGACGCGCCGTCCGCCATCCGCTGGCTGATCGGTTTGGGCATGACTTTCGACCTTGCCAAAGGCGCGGACAGCAACGGCATGTTGAGCCGCAAACGTGCAGGCGGTACGACCGTGCCGCGCATCCTGAGCTACCGCGACTTTACCGGCCTCGAAATGATGCGCGTGCTGCGCGAGGCGGTCGAACTCGACGAAAATATTATCCAGCTCAACCGCCACCCCGCCATCGAATTATTGTCGGACGAACACGGCCGCTGCGTCGGCGCGATTTTGTACGATTTGGAAAAACGCTCTTTGGTATTGGTTCACGCCAAAGCCGTGGTCTTGGCAACCGGCGGCAGCGGACGGCTGCATTTGCAGGGTTTCGCCACTTCCAACCACTACGGCGCAACCGCCGACGGTCTGGTGATGGCATACCGCATCGGCGCGAAACTGCGCGACATCGATTCCTTCCAATACCATCCGACCGGCGTCGCCCATCCGCCGCACTTGGCAGGCGCGCTGATTTCCGAAGCCGTGCGTTCCGCAGGCACCAAACTGGTCAACGGCTTGGGCGAACGTTTCGTTGACGAATTGCAGCCGCGCGACGTCGTTGCCGCCGCCATTTTGCGCGAGTGCCGCGAAGGCCGCGGCGTAGTACGTGATGGTCAAGTCGGCGTATTCCTCGACACCCCGCGCCTGATTGCTAACGACCCTGACGTATTGAACCGTTTGGTAACACTCGGCCACGTTGCCCACAAATGCGGCCTCGACCCTGCTGTTGAACCGGTCATGATTCATCCGACCCTGCACTACCAAAACGGCGGCGTCGAAATCAACGGCGACGGAGCAACCTGCGTCGAAGGCCTCTATTGCGCCGGCGAAGTAACCGGCGGTATTCACGGCCGCAACCGCCTGATGGGTAATGCGCTTTTGGACATCATCAGCTTCGGCCGCCGTGCCGGTAAAGCCGCCGCCAATTGCGGCCTGCCGCTGAAAAAAGTACGCGGCGGTGTCGGACACGTCCACGACCTGCAACGCGAAATGACCCGCGCCGGTCTGACCAGCGACATCAAAACCCCCGTTTTATATCCCGACTACGGCAAATTCGATTTGCGCGAACACGCCGGTTTGCAGGAGCAACAATCATGA
- the trkA gene encoding Trk system potassium transporter TrkA, with translation MKILILGSGQVGSTVAQNLASVPSNDVTIIDIDEKALNRISSRLDVQTIVGNGASPFTLEQAGAADSDLLLALTRSDETNIVASKIAADLFNIPSRIARVRSSEYLEYPVAGSDKPEEGSLNIFGITETISPEQLVTEQLVGLLNYTSSLQVLSFANDKVRMVIVQARKGGLLIGREIADINQHLLEGVDCQICAIYRNNRLIVPTPQTVIIEGDEVLFAADINSVEAIMRELRPKEARTRRIMIAGGGNIGYRLAKQLESKYDIKIIEYKPQRAEWLAENLDNTLVLQGSATDETLLDEEYIDEIDVFCALTNDDENNIMSSLLAKNLGAKRVITIVNRSSYVDLLEGNKIDIVVSPHLITIGSILAHIRRGDIVAVHPLRRGTAEAIEVVVHGDKNTSSIVGRRISGIKWPSDCYIAAIVRGETGEVIMGHHTETILQDGDHIIFFVSRRRVLPELEKLIQVKMGFFG, from the coding sequence GTGAAAATACTCATCCTCGGCAGCGGCCAAGTCGGCTCGACCGTCGCCCAAAACCTTGCCTCCGTTCCCAGCAACGACGTCACTATTATCGACATCGACGAAAAAGCGCTCAACCGTATCAGCAGCCGCCTTGATGTCCAAACCATCGTCGGCAACGGCGCATCGCCCTTTACCCTCGAACAGGCAGGTGCGGCGGACTCCGACCTCCTGCTTGCCCTGACCCGCAGCGACGAAACCAACATCGTTGCCTCCAAAATCGCCGCCGACCTGTTCAACATCCCCAGCCGTATTGCACGCGTACGCTCAAGCGAATACCTCGAATATCCGGTTGCCGGCAGCGACAAACCCGAAGAAGGCAGCCTCAACATCTTCGGCATTACCGAAACCATCAGCCCCGAACAGCTAGTTACCGAACAACTCGTCGGCCTGCTCAACTACACCAGCTCATTGCAGGTACTCAGTTTCGCCAACGATAAAGTGCGCATGGTGATTGTTCAAGCCCGCAAAGGCGGGTTGCTGATCGGGCGTGAAATTGCCGACATCAACCAGCACCTGCTCGAAGGCGTTGACTGCCAAATCTGCGCCATCTACCGCAACAACCGCCTGATCGTCCCCACCCCGCAAACCGTCATCATCGAAGGCGATGAAGTCCTGTTTGCCGCCGACATCAACAGCGTTGAAGCCATCATGCGCGAATTGCGTCCGAAAGAAGCGCGTACCCGCCGCATCATGATCGCCGGCGGTGGCAACATCGGCTACCGCCTCGCCAAGCAGCTCGAGTCCAAATACGACATCAAAATCATCGAATACAAACCCCAGCGCGCCGAATGGTTGGCCGAGAATCTGGACAACACCCTCGTCCTGCAAGGTTCAGCCACCGACGAAACCCTGCTGGACGAAGAATACATCGACGAAATCGACGTCTTCTGCGCGCTGACCAACGATGACGAAAACAACATCATGTCCAGCCTGTTGGCGAAAAACCTTGGTGCCAAACGCGTAATTACCATCGTCAACCGCTCAAGCTACGTTGATTTGCTCGAGGGCAACAAAATCGACATCGTTGTTTCTCCCCATCTGATTACCATCGGCTCCATTCTGGCCCACATCCGCCGCGGCGACATCGTTGCCGTCCATCCTTTGCGCCGCGGTACGGCCGAAGCCATCGAAGTGGTGGTACACGGCGATAAAAACACTTCCTCCATCGTCGGCCGCCGCATCAGCGGCATCAAATGGCCGAGCGACTGCTACATCGCCGCCATCGTCCGCGGCGAAACCGGCGAAGTCATCATGGGACACCACACCGAAACCATCCTGCAAGACGGCGACCACATTATCTTCTTCGTCTCACGCCGCCGCGTCCTGCCGGAGTTGGAAAAACTCATTCAAGTCAAAATGGGCTTTTTCGGTTAA
- a CDS encoding fumarate hydratase, whose translation MTVIKQEDFIQSIFDAFQFISYYHPKDYIQALYKAYQKEENPAAKDAMAQILVNSRMCAEGHRPICQDTGIATVFLKVGMDVQWDAEMSVQEMVNEGVRRAYTYPDNKLRASVLADPAGKRQNTKDNTPAVVHMEIVKGDKVEVTCAAKGGGSENKTKVAMLNPSDNIVDWVLKTVPQMGAGWCPPGILGIGIGGTPEKAVLMAKESLMSHIDIQELKEKADSGAELSTTEALRLELYKKVNALGIGAQGLGGLSTVLDVKILDYPTHAASKPIAMIPNCAATRHIEFELDGSGPAKLEAPSLEDWPDLTYSPDNGKRVDVNNLTKEEVATWKTGDVLLLNGKILTGRDAAHKRLVDMLNKGEELPVDFTNKLIYYVGPVDPVRDEVVGPAGPTTSTRMDKFTRQMLEQTGLLGMIGKSERGAATCQAIADNKAVYLMAVGGAAYLVAKAIKASKVLAFPELGMEAIYEFEVKDMPVTVAVDSNGESVHAIAPKQWQAKIGIIPVEA comes from the coding sequence ATGACCGTTATCAAGCAAGAAGACTTTATCCAAAGTATTTTTGACGCTTTCCAATTCATCAGCTACTACCATCCTAAAGACTACATTCAGGCTTTGTATAAGGCTTATCAAAAAGAAGAAAACCCTGCGGCCAAAGATGCGATGGCGCAAATTTTGGTCAATAGCCGTATGTGTGCTGAAGGCCATCGTCCGATTTGTCAGGATACCGGTATTGCAACCGTATTCTTGAAAGTGGGTATGGATGTACAGTGGGATGCCGAGATGAGCGTACAGGAAATGGTTAACGAAGGCGTACGCCGTGCATACACCTATCCTGACAACAAACTGCGTGCCTCTGTATTGGCCGACCCGGCTGGCAAACGTCAAAATACCAAAGACAACACCCCTGCCGTTGTACACATGGAAATCGTAAAAGGCGACAAAGTCGAAGTCACTTGCGCAGCCAAAGGCGGCGGTTCTGAAAACAAAACCAAAGTTGCCATGCTCAACCCTTCAGACAATATCGTTGATTGGGTTTTGAAAACCGTCCCTCAAATGGGTGCAGGCTGGTGTCCTCCGGGCATTTTGGGTATCGGCATCGGCGGTACGCCTGAAAAAGCAGTGTTGATGGCCAAAGAAAGCCTGATGAGCCATATCGATATTCAGGAGCTTAAAGAAAAAGCCGATTCCGGTGCAGAATTGTCTACTACCGAAGCCCTGCGCTTGGAACTTTACAAAAAAGTAAATGCCTTGGGCATCGGCGCACAAGGTTTGGGCGGTTTGAGCACCGTGCTGGATGTCAAAATCCTTGACTACCCAACCCACGCGGCTTCCAAACCGATTGCCATGATTCCAAACTGCGCGGCTACTCGCCACATCGAATTTGAATTGGACGGCTCAGGCCCGGCCAAATTGGAAGCCCCGTCTTTGGAAGACTGGCCGGATCTGACTTACAGCCCTGACAACGGCAAACGAGTCGATGTCAACAACCTGACCAAAGAAGAAGTGGCCACATGGAAAACCGGCGACGTATTGTTGCTAAACGGTAAAATCCTGACCGGCCGCGATGCCGCGCACAAACGTTTGGTTGATATGCTCAATAAAGGCGAAGAATTGCCGGTAGATTTCACCAACAAACTGATTTACTACGTCGGCCCGGTTGATCCAGTCCGTGACGAAGTTGTTGGCCCGGCCGGTCCGACTACTTCCACTCGTATGGATAAATTTACCCGCCAAATGCTGGAACAAACCGGCCTCCTGGGTATGATCGGTAAATCCGAACGCGGCGCAGCGACTTGTCAAGCCATTGCCGATAACAAAGCTGTTTACCTGATGGCTGTCGGCGGCGCGGCATATTTGGTTGCCAAAGCCATTAAAGCATCTAAAGTCTTGGCGTTCCCAGAATTAGGTATGGAAGCGATTTACGAATTTGAAGTCAAAGACATGCCTGTGACTGTTGCGGTGGATAGCAACGGCGAATCGGTTCACGCCATTGCGCCAAAACAATGGCAGGCCAAAATCGGTATTATTCCGGTTGAAGCTTGA
- the pip gene encoding prolyl aminopeptidase codes for MHPIQEPRNSGLLRVSDIHEIYWEESGNPDGHPVIFLHGGPGAGASPACRGFFNPEHFRIVIIDQRGCGRSKPYACIEDNTTWDLVADIEKVREMLGIQKWLVFGGSWGSTLSLTYAETHPDRVSGLVLRGIFLCRPSEMAWLNEAGGVSQIYPAQWQKFIAPVAENKRQALIKAYHEMLFSEDEATRLKAAKSWADWESYLIQFEPKDVDEDPQASLAIARMENHYFVNEGWLQGDKAILANIDKIRHIPTIIVQGRYDLCTPMQSAWELSQAFPEAELRIVQAGHSSFDPSLSEALVKAVEDIRSKL; via the coding sequence ATGCATCCGATTCAAGAACCAAGAAATAGCGGCCTTTTGCGCGTATCCGACATTCACGAAATCTACTGGGAAGAATCAGGCAATCCTGATGGCCACCCCGTGATTTTCCTGCATGGCGGCCCCGGAGCAGGGGCATCACCTGCCTGTCGCGGCTTTTTCAATCCAGAGCATTTCCGCATCGTCATCATCGACCAACGCGGTTGCGGACGTTCCAAACCCTATGCCTGTATCGAAGACAACACTACATGGGATTTGGTTGCCGATATTGAAAAAGTACGCGAAATGCTCGGTATTCAAAAATGGTTAGTCTTCGGCGGCTCATGGGGCAGTACCTTGTCGCTGACTTATGCCGAAACTCATCCCGATCGCGTCAGCGGCTTAGTTTTGCGCGGTATTTTCCTGTGTAGGCCGTCTGAAATGGCATGGTTGAACGAAGCAGGCGGCGTCAGCCAAATTTATCCGGCCCAATGGCAAAAATTCATTGCCCCCGTGGCCGAAAACAAACGCCAAGCCCTAATTAAAGCCTACCATGAAATGCTGTTCAGCGAAGATGAAGCCACACGCCTCAAAGCAGCTAAATCATGGGCAGACTGGGAAAGCTATCTTATTCAGTTTGAACCTAAAGACGTAGATGAAGACCCGCAAGCCTCCCTTGCCATCGCAAGAATGGAAAATCATTACTTCGTGAACGAAGGCTGGTTACAGGGCGATAAAGCCATTTTGGCAAACATCGATAAAATCCGCCATATCCCAACCATCATCGTTCAAGGCCGCTACGACCTATGCACTCCGATGCAAAGCGCGTGGGAACTCTCGCAAGCCTTCCCTGAAGCGGAATTGAGAATCGTCCAAGCAGGCCACTCTTCTTTTGATCCTTCGCTTTCCGAGGCTTTGGTGAAAGCAGTGGAGGATATTAGAAGCAAGTTATAA